The Sphaerisporangium siamense genome includes the window GGGGTCGAACTCGGGCGGGCTGGAGAGCTTGGCGTTCAGCGCGCGCTGCTCCTCGTCGGTGAGGCCGAGCCCGCGGTCCTCGATCTCCACCGCCAGGCCGCGCGCGACCAGCTCGCCGCGCACGGTGACGTCGGTGGCGGCCGGGGAGAACCTGGTGGCGTTCTCGACCAGTTCGGCGCACAGGTGGATGACGTCGGCGGCGGCGGCGCGCGCGATCGTGACGTTCGGCATGGGCAGCACGCGCACCCGCGTGTAGTCCTCGACCTCGGCCACGGCGGCGCGCAGGGCGTCGATGGCGGCCACGTCCTCGCGGTAGGTGCGCCCGGGGTTGCCGCCGGCGAGGACGACGAGGCCCTCGGCGTGCCGGCGCATGCGCGTGGTGAGGTGGTCGACGCGGAACAGGTCGCGCAGGACGTCGGGGTCCTCGACCGTGCGTTGCAGGCTGTCGAGCACCTTGAGCTGGGCCTGGAGCAGCGTCTGGTTGCGCCGCGCGAGGTTGCGCAGGACCTTGCCGGAGGTGTCGCGGACGCGGGCCTGCTCGGCGGCGCTGTGGACGGCGGTGCGCTGGACGGTGCCGAACGCCGTGCCGACGTCGCGCACCTCGGTGGTGGTGGAGCGCACGGTGATCGTCGGCGCCTCGGCGTCGGCGTCGACCTGTTCGCCGCGCCGCAGGCGCGCGATGAGGCGCGGCAGCCGTACGGCGGCCAGGTCGGCGGCCGAGTTCCTCAGCTCGGTGAGCTCCCTGCTCAGGCCGCTGCCCACGCGGACGGCGACGATGAGCGAGGTGACGACGGCGAGCAGCCCGAGCACGCCGGCGATCCCGGCGCGGAGGAAGGCGCCGACGGCCATCGGCCGGGCGGCGGCGACGAGGGCCTCGCCCGCCTGGGTGAGCGTCCGCTGGTAGGAGCCGTCCACCTCGTCGGTGACCGACCGCAACAGCGCGTGGGAGTATTCGAGGCCGGCCCCGGTCACCAGCGCGTCCTCCATCGCGGCGAGCCGGTGGAAGGACGCGGAGGCCGCCAGCGCGTCGAAGGGTTCGCGGACGCCGGCCGGCAGCTCGGTGAGGGCCTGTTCGAACAGGAAGCGGCGGGTGGTGACGAGGCGGGCGAACAGCCGCTGCTCGGCGGGGAGCATCGCCCGGCCGGAGATCAGGGCCCCGGCGGCGAGCGCGCGTTCCCGGGTGAGGAACTCCTTGGAGTAGGCCATCGAGATGAGGCCGCGCGAGCGCTGGTGGATCGACACGTCGTTGACGACGCTCATGCTGGTGACGAGCCGGTGCATGGCGTCGGAGAACTTGGCGAAGTCGCGGGTGAGCGAGGGCAGGTCCACCGAGCCGACGTCGACGGCGGAGCGGGTGGCGTCGATCCGGTCCATCGCGGCCATCGCGTCGGCGAAGCCGGTCCGCATGGCGGGGGTGGAGAGGGCGTCCTGGGCGTCGGGGCCGAGGGCGAGCCGCCGCATGCGCTCGCGGTACTCGTCGGTGCGCTGCCGCTGCTCGATCAGCGCGTCACGGTTGCGCTGGGAGCGGGCGCCGAGGTACTCGGCGGAGAGCACGTGCTCGTGCTGGAGGGCGACGGTGAGGTCCTCGGCGGGCCTGCCGACGTTGTCGTAGAGGGCTGAGACCGAGAGCAGGTTGGTGGACTCCCGCGTCGTGACCGCGGCCCCGAAGATCCACAGGGCGGCGAGGGAGAGGAGCGGGATCACGAGAAGGGCGGTGATCTTGAATCGGATGGACCTGCTCGATGCCATGACACCTCATCGGTCGGCGGGGTGCCGTAACGGACCGGCAGCCGAGGGTGAAGATCGCCGATGAGACTAGCACCGTGACGGGTGCTCTTCTTGATGAATTTGTGATATTTGGTGAATTTATCCCTTCGGGGGCTAGTGTCGGCTTAGGACCGCTGTCGCACTTCCTGCGCCCCTTGCGGCATTTTCCAGACCGGCCCTGGCGCCGCTCACCGACTCCAGCCAGACCATCCGCACGAGCCACACCAGCGGGACCGCGACGACCGCGATGTCCACCGTGAACAGCGCCCACTGCACGAGCCCCACCATGCCCTGGTGGCCCGGCAGCGTCACGTAGATCAACGCCGCGAGACCGCCGCCCGCGCCGAGCGCCAGCCACTCCAGCGGCCGGGCCGCCGCCGTCCAGCGCGCGTCCTCGCCGAAGCGGCGCACCATCAGCGCCGAGGCCCCGGCCATGCACATCAGGGCCACCGCCACCAGCACGTCCGTCGCGACGGTGCCGGGCAGCACGGCGGCGCCGGTCAGCGCGCCCGCCCAGCCGAGCATCAGGCGCTCGGGCCACCCCGAGACGGGCGCCCGCACGGCCCGCAGGCCCGCCAGCAACGGCAGGACCGACAACCCGAACAGGGCCAGCGCGATCGCGGTGTACCCGTCGTGCTCCAGCGCCGCGTACCGGCCGATCGTCAGGTCGACGCGGTCGTACGGGGCGTCGAGCTGGCCGGCCGCGAGCATGGCCGCCCCGGCCAGCATGCCGGAGGCGGCGATCAAGGGGTAAAGCCTTCTGAGGGGCAGCATGTGATCCAGACTGCCCCGAAACGGCGCCGCGAACATCAGGTGCCGCCCCTGATCCGACCCCTGAGAACGCCTCAGGGTCACTCGGGGACGCACCCCCGGGCCGCCTCGGCGTACCGCGCCCTGACCTCGGGCCGGGGGTCGGCCTCGTACGTCCGGGTCGCCCCCGTCGCCCAGGCCGGCGGCTCCGCCGACCCCGCGAGCAGCCAGGCCGCCTGCCGCGCGGCCCCGTCGGCGACGTACTCCCCCGGCTCCGGCACCAGCACGGGGCGCCCGAACACCGACGGCGCGACGCGGCGCACCGCCTCGGACCTGGCGCCGCCACCGATGAGCAGCACCCGGGCCGGGTCGAGGCCGAGCGCGTCCAGCGCGTCGGCGAGCCCGCAGAGCATGCCCTCCACCGCCGCGCGGGCGAAGTGGGCGGAGGTGGAGTTGGCCATCCGCAGCCCGTGCACCGAGCCGGTGGCCCCGGGCCGGTTCGGCGTCCGTTCGCCCTCCAGGTACGGCACCAGGACCAGGCCGTCCGCACCGGGCGGCGCCTGGAGCGCCAGGTCGGACAGCCCCGCGGCGGTGACGCCGAGGACGCCGGCCGCCGCGTCCAGCACGCGGGCGGCGTTGAGGGTGGCGACCAGGGGGAGGAAGCGGCCGGTCGCGTCCGCGAAGCCGGCCACGGCGCCGGACTCGTCCGACGACGGCTCGCCGGCGACCGCGAACACCGTCCCCGAGGTGCCGATGGAGACGACCACGTCTCCGGGACGGGCGCCGACGCCGAGCGCGGCGGCCATGTTGTCCCCGGTGCCCGCCGCGAGCCGTACGCCCTCGGCGGCGCCCGCCGTGAGCGTCGCGCCCCGGCCCGCCTCGCCCGCCGGTCCCAGCACGCGGGGCACGTGCGCGCGGTGGCCGAGTGCCCGTTCCAGCAGGTCGAAGCGGTAGAAGCCGGTGGCGGGCGACCAGTAGCCCGTGCCGGAGGCGTCGCCGCGGTCGGTGGTGAGGGCCTCGACGCCGGGCGCTCCGGCGAGGCGCCAGGTCAGCCAGTCGTGGGGCAGGCACACGGCCGCCGTGCGGGCCGCGTTGCCGGGTTCGTGCTCGGCCAGCCAGCGCAGCTTGGTCACGGTGAACGACGCCAGGGGCACGCTGCCCACGGCCTCGGCCCACGCCCGGGGCCCGCCCAGTTCGGTGACCAGGTCGCGGGCGGCGCGGGCGGACCGGGTGTCGTTCCAGAGCAGCGCGTCCCTGACGACCTCGCCGCGTTCGTCCAGGCAGACCATGCCGTGCTGCTGGGCTCCCACGGCGAGCGCGGCCACGTCGCCGAGGCCGCCCGCGTCCTCGATCGCCCGGCCCAGCGCGGTCCACCAGTGGCCGGGATCGACCTCGGTGCCGGGCGGGTGCGGGGCGCGGCCCTCGCGGACCAGGGCCCCGGTCTCTGCGTCCCTGACGACGACCTTGCAGCTCTGCGTCGAGGAGTCGACTCCCGCGACGCGGGTCACCCCTGTGGCTTCCTTCTTGGGTGCGTACGCGTCCACGTCCGGCCCTCCCGAGTCAGTTCATGGTACGGACGGCCGGCGTCGGCCACCTCGCCACCGGGATAGTTGAACTCTCAAATGACTGGGGCTAGAATTAGTTGAGAGTTCAACAATGGGGGAGACCGCCATGCCCGTCCACCGCCTCAACCACGCCGTCCTGTACGTGCGCGACGTCGAGCGCAGCGTCGCCTTCTACGAGCGGGCCCTCGGCTTCCGCGTCGTCATGGGCTTCCCCGGCGCCGCCTTCCTTCAGGCCCCCGGGTCCACCAACGACCACGACCTCGGCCTCTTCCAGCTCGGCAAGGGCGCGGGCCCCTCGCAGGCGGGCAGCGCCACCGTCGGCCTCTACCACCTGGCCTGGGAGGTCGACACGCTGGAGGACCTGGAGCAGACCGCCGTACGGCTGCGCGAGATGGGCGCGCTGGTCGGCGCCTCGGACCACTCCACCACCAAGGCCCTGTACGCCAAGGACCCCGACGGGCTGGAGTTCGAGGTCTCCTGGCTGGTCCCCGCGTCCCTGATCACCGAGGAGACGATCGCCGGGCGCTCCAGCATCCAGCCGCTGGACATCGCCCGCGAGAAGCAGCGCTACGGCGCGACCACCCGGGGCGGGGTCGGCGTCTCGATCGCCGGCTGACCCGCCCGTCAGGGCTCGCAGAGTTCCTTGACGGCCTGCTCGACCGTCTCGCGCGACTGCAGGTGACGCTCCAGGCCGCTGATCCGCATCCGCCGCCGCAGATGGGGAGGGACGGCGGCCAGCAGGAGCCGTCCCTTGGCCGAGGTCACCTGGTTGAACGCGTAGACGAGCGCGCCGAGCCCCGCCGAGTCGCAGAAGCGCACCTCGTGGAGGTCGATGACGACACGGGGACCCTCCTGGTCAGAGGGCCATGCCCCGTCGATGTGGGCGTAGAACATCGGCGTGGCCTCGAAGTCGAACTCGCCCACGACGCTGAGCACGGTGCAATGCTCCAGCCGCTCAACACGGATTTCCACATGAGGCCCGTGCTGTGACGCTGGCATGGAGGTGCGTCCCTTCTTCCGACGTAGCTTTTCGGCGGATCTGTGCATGGTATGCCGCGATCCGGCCTGAATGGCCACTTAGAGATTCTCACACCTCGCCGGTCGCGGGTGAGCCCTCCTCGCTCAAGACCTCTGCCCGGGATGCCAGCAGCGCGTCCACCGCCTCCGGGTCCCCCAGCAGCGCCCAGGCCCGCACCGGGTCACCGAACAGGTTGACGAAGTGGTCGGCCACGAACGGGTCCAGCGCCGCGGCGGCGAACAAGCGAAGCACGTGATCGCCCGGCGCGCCGAGGAACGCGTTCGTCCAGTCGGTCACCGGGCCCGCGACCTTCCACATCTCCGTCGCCAGCGACCGGGCGAACCCCTCGTCGTACGGGCCGCCCCGGGCGATGGCGTCGGCGGTGACCCAGGCGCAGTGCGAGCCGAGGTTGGCGCCCTGCCCGGTGATCGGGTCGTTGGTGACCCACGCGTCCCCGATGGCCAGGGCGACCCGCCCGCTCGGCAGCGTCGCGAAGGGCCTGCGGACGACCGGCGTCACCCCGCCCTGCAGCACGTCGTCCGGGCCCACCAGGTCGAACGCGCCGGGCTCGATCCGCTCGGCGAGGCGGGGGGCGTGCTCGGCCAGCGTCTTCTCCAGCAGGTGGAGGAACAGGCCGGGGTCATCGCGGTAGGACAGCTTGGTCACCGGCTCGATCGGGCCGCCCGGGATCGCCTCGACGAGGATCCCGGTGACCAGCCCGCCGTGCGCCACCATCGGCAGCGAGAACACCTCGCCGCCGCCGGGCGACACGTTGTAGCTGAAGAAGTCACCCGTCGTCATCCCCGCGTACAGGCCAGCGAGCAGCGAGCGCTGCGGGCGGTCGTAGGGGGAGCGGCGCCCGTCGCGGGGGAACAGCTCGGCCACCGAGCGGCGGCCCGCCGCCACGACCATCAGCTCGTGCCCGGCCGACCAGGCGTCCACCTCGCGCGCGCCCGGCGGCTCCGGCGTCACCACGACCCGCCCGCCGCGCGCGGTGTAGTCCTCGTACAGGGCCGGCAGCAGGACGCGGAAGTCGGCCGCGTGGAAGGGATCGGCCAGCGTCCCGCGGAACTCCAGCGGCGGCGCGCCGCCGATGTGCAAGCGGGCGCCGCCGACCAGGCTGCCCTCCAGCCTGCCGTGGACGCTGCCGAGGATCTCCTCGCGCTCCTGGGCGCGCCGCATGCGCGCGACCGTGTTCGGCAGCCGGCCCGCGCGCATCTCGTCGGCCGTCTTCTCGGCGTACAAGGTCACCTCGACGCCGAGCTGCTGCAGGCGCAGGGCCAGCGTGAGCCCCGAGATCCCGGTGCCCACGATGCCGATGCCACTGCTGGTCATCTTCCGTCTCCTTCCTTTCCCGTCGATTCAGGAGCAGGTCTCTTGGCATGCGGTCAACGAAAACTTGGCGTACGGTCGGCGTCGCCATCGTGGCTGGTCGGCGCGTAACGGCCTGGCGTTTTCCCGCCGAACGGAACCCCCGGATCATGCCCGGCACACTTTGTTCGATCTTTGTGCCCGCGGGAGAACACCGAGGCCCGGACCGGTCGTTGTACTGGTGAGTGCCCCATAACGCCCGGGAAGGAATCGCATGAGCATTCCCGACGGCCCGGACGGTCCACCCGTCCCGGTACCCGCGGGCGCCACCAACACCGGGGACGGCATCGTCCACGGCGTCGGCCCCGTCACGGTGGACGCCTACATCGACTTCCAGTGCCCGTTCTGCAAGCAGTTCGCGCTCACCTCGGGCCCGACCCTGGACAAGCTGGTGGAGAGCCGCGCGATCACGCTGGTGTACCACCCGATGGCCTTCCTGGACGCCGCGTCCACCAACCGGTACTCGTCGCGGGCGGCCTCGGCCTCGGGGTGCGCCGCCGACCGCGGCGGGTTTGTGCCGTACCACTACGCGCTGTACGTCGAGCAGCCCCCCGAGGGCGGCCCCGGCCTCAGCGACGACGAGCTGATCGCGCTCGGCCCGGCGGCCGGGGTCGAGGACCCGAGCTTCGTGGTGTGCGTGCGCGCGCACCGGTACGTGGACTGGGCGGCGGCGGTGACGGCGGCGGCCGCGCGGCGCGGGGTGAACGCGACGCCGACGGTCTTCGTCCAGGGCGTGTCCGTCCCGGCCAACCCCCAGATGATCGCTTCAGCGGTCGCCGCGGTCACCGCCTGACCGTCACCGCGGTACCGCCGTGCGGTGCGCTCACCCGTTGAGCACCGCGTTCACCTCCGCCATGCGCTCGTAGTGGCGGGTCCAGTCCGGCTGGCCGGTCATGAGGACGGCCCGCTCGGCGCCCGCCGAGGACCGCGGGGACCCCGACCGTGACCACCGGCGCGGGCCCCCCTCTCGGCGGCCTCCGCGCGCAGCCGCGTGACCTCGCGGGCGAGCGTCCTCGGCGCGATCGCCGAGGGGAACCAGCGTCCCCGTACGCCAGCGCCCGCCGCCGCGCCACCTGCCCGTTCCCCCCGATCAGGATCGGCGGGACGGCGGTGGACGGCGTGAGCCTGGCCTCGGGGCGGCCGGGCTCGTGCGGCAGCACGGTGGGCTCGCTGGCCGGCTCCGATGTGGAGGGACATTCAGCGCTCCTTCGGCACGGACTCGGGCACGGTCAGCAGGGTCTTGCCGAGCGTGGCGCGCGCCTCGATGGCGGCGTGGGCGTCGGCGGCCTTCTCCAGCGGGAACGTCTGCCCGATGACGGGCCGCAGGCGTCCGGCGACGGCCTCGTCCAGCGCGGCGGCGGCCATGGCCGTGATGTCGGCGGGCGAGGCGAACAGCTGCCAGCCGGTGATCAGGGTGAGGCTGCGCGCGAACACCTCGGCGACCGTCGCGTGCGTCACCGTCCCGCCCGCCGCGCCGTACAGCACGAAGCGCCCGCGCGGGGGCAGCAGCTCGAACGCGGCCCGCCCGACGGCCCCGCCGACGCCGTCGAACACGACCTGGACCCCGGCGTCGCCGACGGCCTCGCTTACCCGGACGTCCCAGCCGTCCTCGGCGTAGTTCACGGTGACCTCGGCGCCCAGTTCGGCGGCGAGGTCGAGCTTGCGCGCCGAGCCGGCCGCGGCGACCACCCGGGCTCCGGCGTTGACGGCGAGCTGGACGAGCAGGCTTCCGACCCCGCCGCCCGCCGACTCGACCAGCGCCCACTCGCCGGGCCTGAGCGCCGCCGCCCGGGCGAGACCCATCGCGGTGCGGCCGTCCGCCAGCAGGGCGACGGCCTGGGCGAGCTCCAGCCCCGGCGGCACGGGGATCAGGCCGTCCACGCCCGCCGCGACCCGCTCGGCGTAGCCGCCCGAGCCGCCGAGCGAGGTCACCACGCGCGTCCCCACGAGCCCCGGGTCGGCGCCTGGCCCCACCGCCACGACCGTGCCGCCCACCCCGTTGCCCGGGATGATCGGCAGCCGGGGCAGCGGCACCGGCGCCGACCCCGATCTGACCTGGGTCTCGATGAACGGGATGCCGATCACGGCCACCTCGATCACCACCTGTCCCGGGCCGGGGATCGGCTCGGGGGCCTCCCCCGGCACGAGCACCTCTGGGCCGCCGAACTCCCGTAGCCATACCGCACGCATGACCGCTCCTCTCCTTGGAATCATCTATCGGAGTGAATCGCTCCGACTAACATAACGGAGCAATTCACTCCGTTCGCTAGAATCTCCGGGTGAGCGCGACGAGACAGCCGGAGCCGTCCCGGCGGCGGTGGGGCCGCCAGGCCGAGGCGGAGCGCAACGACCACCTCGTGCTGGAGGCCGCGCGCACCGTCTTCGCCGAACAGGGCGCGGGCGCCCCCATGGCCGCGCTCGCCGAGGAGGCCGGCGTCGGCATCGCGACCTTCTACCGCAGGTACGGCAGCAAGGAGGAACTCCTGCAGCGGCTGTGCCTGCTGTCCATGCGCGAGTCGATCGCCGCCGCCCGCGAGGCGCTCGCCGGCGACGGCGATGGATGGTCGGCCATCGCCCACTACGTCCGCAGATGCGTCGCCGCCCGCGTCGGCGCGCTCGCCCCCGCCGCCGGCACGATCGCCGTCACCGACGAGATGACGGCCGCCGCCGAGCTCGGCCGCGAGCTGATCGAGGAGCTCGCCGCGCGGGGCCGCGCGGACGGCAGCGTGCGCGGCGACCTCGCCCCGCTGGACGTGTCGTATCTGGTCGAGCACCTCAGCAGGATCCCCCGCCGCGCCCCCGAGCAGGCCGGCGTCTGCGACCGTCTGCTCGCCATCGCCCTCGACGGGCTGCGCGCCCCCGCCCGGGTTTCCGACCTGCCCGGAACCCCTCCGACCTGGGAGAACTACGGCGCCCGCTGGTACGAGCGCGCGGAGTAGCGACCCCTGCCGATCACCCCGGCGTTATGGCGCACCGGTATGACCACCGCCATTGATCGATCTGACTCGCCTTGTCATGCTCTGTATGACCCCAAACGATCAGCTGAGGGAAGCGCATCATGAAGCCTAAGTACGGGCTGAGCGCGCTCGTGGCACTCGCGTTGCTCGGCATGATGACTCCAACGCAGGCGGCGTCCCGCTCCGCCCCCGCCTGCGCCCCCGGCACAACGGTCGCCACCGACACCGGACAGGTGTGCGGGACGACCGGCGACGGCGTACGTTCCTGGCTCGGCGTCCCCTACGCCGAACCCCCCGTGGGCGACCTGCGCTGGTCACCCGCCAAGCGGCACGCGCCGTGGACCGACGTCCTGCAGGCCACCGAGCGCGGCAGCGCCTGTCCCCAGGCGGGCGTGCTCGGCCAGCCCTCGGAGAACGAGGACTGCCTCAAGCTCAACATCGCCACACCGGCCGACACCGGCGCGGGAGGGCTCCCCGTCATGGTCGAGTTCCACGGCGGCGGCTTCCGCTTCGGCTCCCCGGGCCCCGGCGCCTACCTGGCCCAGGCCGGGAACGTCGTCCACGTCGGCGTCGGCTACCGGCTCGGCATCTTCGGCTTCCTGTCGCACAAGGCGCTCGGCCCCAACGCGGGCAACTACGCGCTGAGCGACCAGCAGGAGGCCCTGCGCTGGGTGCGCCACAACATCGCCCGCTTCGGCGGCGACCCGCGCAACGTCACGATCTTCGGAGCCAGCGCGGGCGGGTCGAGCGTCTGCGCGCACACCGCCTCGCCCACCGCGGCCGGGCTGTTCCAGAAGGGCATCGTACAGAGCGGCGAGTACAACTCGCTGCGCGGCGGCGACACCACCTGGCAGACGCAGGACTGCAAGTCCGCCCTGCCCACGCAGGCCGAGGCCCAGGCCCAGGGCGCGCGCTTCGCCACCGCGCTCAAGTGCGAGCAGACCGCCGACGTGGCCGCCTGCCTGCGCGCGCTGCCCGTCAAGACTCTGCTCGACCAGTCCTCCGACGGCCTCGCGCCCGACCGCGGGACCCTCGCCCCCATCGTGGACGGCAGGATCCTGACCATGTCCCCCGCGGAGGCGTTCGCGAAGGGCAAGGTCAACAGGGTCGCGCTGATGCACGGGGTGGGACGCGACGAGGTGCAGCTCGCGCCGGCCACGACCCCCGAGCAGTACGAGGCGCTGGTGAAGCAGCAGTACGGGTCCCTCGCGCCCGAGGTGTTCGCCCGCTACCCGCTGAACAGGTTCCCCGAGCCCGCGGCGTTCATCGCCTACCGGACGATCGTGGCGGACAGCAACTCGGTCTGCCCGGCGCTGCTCAACGACGAGCGGCTGTCGCGGCGGATCCCGGTGTACGCGTTCGAGGTCGACAACGCCGACCCGCCGCCGCTGTTCTTCCTCGACCAGACCAAGCCGAACGGCGCCTACCACATCAGCGAGGTCCCGTTCCTGTACGGCCCGCCCCGCTCCGACATCAGCGCCAACCAGCGCACCTTCGGAAACCAGATCGTCGCGCAGTGGACGGGTTTCGCCCGCACCGGCAACCCGACCGTGGACGGCACACCGCTGTGGCCCCGGTACACCCACGGGGACCCGGCCGTCATGTCACTGGTCCCCGCCGGTGACAGCGCGGCCACGCGCGAGATCGCCAGGCAGCACAACTGCGCGTTCTGGAACAGGCACGCGCCCTACGTCGACTAGGAGGGGACATGAACCGCAGACGGCTCTCCCGCGCGGGAGTGGCGCTCGTCGCGCTCTGTCTCACCGTGTTAAGCGCACCATCCGCGACCGGGTCGGTGACGGCCCCGGCGCCACCGTCCGACACGGCGTCCGACACGGCGTCCGAGTTCGGGCACGGCGGTCGCGGCGACTGGCCGATGTGGCAGAAGGACCCCCGCGGCCTGCGCCACAACCCCGACGAGCGCAAGATCACCCCGCAGAACGTGAGCGGCCTCGAACTGAAGTGGGCGTTCGCCTACCCCAGGGCGGCGGGCTTCCCCCGCAGCCAGCCCGCCGTCGTCGGCGACACCGTGTACTTCGGCTCGCCCGACGGCAAGCTGTACGCCCGCGACGCCGCCACCGGCGCGGCCAGGTGGGAGTTCGACCTGACCACCGTCGGCGAGGGCCGCACCTCGGTGCAGGACGGCCCGGCCGTGGCCAGGGGCAAGGTGTACTTCGGCGACAGCCGCGGCTACTTCTACGCCGTCGACCAGCACACCGGCAAGCTGGCCTGGTCGCAGCGGCTCGACGACACCATCACGGCCATCGTGACCAGCTCCCCGCTGGTCCACGGCAACCGGGTGTACGTCGGGGTGTCCAGCGGCGAGAACATCCTCGGCAAGGAGCACGCCTGCTGCACCTTCCGCGGCCACCTCAACGCCCTGGACGCCGACACCGGCAAGCAGATCTGGCGCTTCTACACCACGCCCAAGGCCGAGCAGGACGGCACGTGGCCGAACGGCCAGCCGAAGTACGGGCCGTCCGGGGCCGGGGTGTGGAGCTCGCCCGCCATCGACCCGGTCACCCGCACCGTCTACGTCGGCACCGGCCAGAACTACACCGGCAGCGCCGGGCACTACGACTCGGTGCTCGCCATCAACGCCGACACCGGCCGTCCCCGCTGGACGCGCAAGATGACCGACGTGGACACCTGGCGCATCGAGTGCTCGCTGCCCACGCCCGAGGACCGCCAGTACTGCCCGAACTTCCCCGACGGCACCGCGCTGGACTTCGACCTCGGCGCCTCGCCGAACATCATCAGGGCCCACGGCCGCACGCTGATCGGCATCGGCCAGAAGGCCGGCGTCTTCCACGTTCTCGACGCCCGCACCGGCAAGATCATCTGGCAGCGGCAGCTCTCCACGCCGATGCCCGGCGGCGGCCTGTCCGGCGTGCAGTGGGGCACCAGCTTCGACGGCGAGCGGCTGTACGTCTCGACGTACATGGCCAACCCCGGCACCCTGTTCGCGCTGGACCCGCTGACCGGCCACCTGCTGTGGCAGACCCCGAACCCGTCCGACGGCTGCACCACCGGCGGCGCGGCGCAGTTCCCGAACGTCTGCCGCCTCGGCCACGGCCCGGCCGTGAGCACCACGCCCGGCCTGGTCTGGCTCGGCAGCATGGACGGCAAGCTGCGCGCCTACTCCGCGCGCACCGGCGAGGTGCTGTGGGCCTACGACACCATCCAGAAGGTCCAGGGCGTCAACGGGCTGCCCGGACGCGGCGGCGCGGTGTCGGGCGGCGGCGGCGCCGTGGTCTCGCACGGCATGGTGTACGTCCAGTCCGGCTACTTCTTCACCCCCTACCCGAACCCGGACGGCTCGGTCTTCCTCGCCTTCGGCCTGAAGTCCTGACGTTCTGAGGTCCCGAAGTCCTGAGACTTCGAGGGCCGGAGCGGTTCCGCGGTGCCCCGCGGGCCGGGCGCGCCGTGACCGTCGTCACCGGGTGCGCCCGGCCCAGCGCGCGAGCGCGGGCACGGGCAGCGAGACCGCCACGAAGACGGCCGCCACCAGCAGCCACCCGCCCGCCGCGAACGTCGTCAGCGCCAGCGTGAACACCGCCGGCGCGAACATCTGCACCGTGGCCGTGGCCGCCTCCGACGCCCCCTGGTAGGCGCCCCGCGCGTCCTCTCTCATCAGGGCCACCGACAGGCCCCAGCTCCCCCCGACGTAGCCCAGCTCGCCGGCCAGGTGGAACAGCGCCGCGGCCATCACCACCGCGATCCCCCACGCGCCCGAGCCCCCGCCCGTGGTGGCGAGCAGGACGCAGCTCACGGCGAGGAAGACGCCCGCCCAGACGAC containing:
- a CDS encoding zinc-binding dehydrogenase, coding for MRAVWLREFGGPEVLVPGEAPEPIPGPGQVVIEVAVIGIPFIETQVRSGSAPVPLPRLPIIPGNGVGGTVVAVGPGADPGLVGTRVVTSLGGSGGYAERVAAGVDGLIPVPPGLELAQAVALLADGRTAMGLARAAALRPGEWALVESAGGGVGSLLVQLAVNAGARVVAAAGSARKLDLAAELGAEVTVNYAEDGWDVRVSEAVGDAGVQVVFDGVGGAVGRAAFELLPPRGRFVLYGAAGGTVTHATVAEVFARSLTLITGWQLFASPADITAMAAAALDEAVAGRLRPVIGQTFPLEKAADAHAAIEARATLGKTLLTVPESVPKER
- a CDS encoding TetR/AcrR family transcriptional regulator gives rise to the protein MSATRQPEPSRRRWGRQAEAERNDHLVLEAARTVFAEQGAGAPMAALAEEAGVGIATFYRRYGSKEELLQRLCLLSMRESIAAAREALAGDGDGWSAIAHYVRRCVAARVGALAPAAGTIAVTDEMTAAAELGRELIEELAARGRADGSVRGDLAPLDVSYLVEHLSRIPRRAPEQAGVCDRLLAIALDGLRAPARVSDLPGTPPTWENYGARWYERAE
- a CDS encoding carboxylesterase/lipase family protein; amino-acid sequence: MKPKYGLSALVALALLGMMTPTQAASRSAPACAPGTTVATDTGQVCGTTGDGVRSWLGVPYAEPPVGDLRWSPAKRHAPWTDVLQATERGSACPQAGVLGQPSENEDCLKLNIATPADTGAGGLPVMVEFHGGGFRFGSPGPGAYLAQAGNVVHVGVGYRLGIFGFLSHKALGPNAGNYALSDQQEALRWVRHNIARFGGDPRNVTIFGASAGGSSVCAHTASPTAAGLFQKGIVQSGEYNSLRGGDTTWQTQDCKSALPTQAEAQAQGARFATALKCEQTADVAACLRALPVKTLLDQSSDGLAPDRGTLAPIVDGRILTMSPAEAFAKGKVNRVALMHGVGRDEVQLAPATTPEQYEALVKQQYGSLAPEVFARYPLNRFPEPAAFIAYRTIVADSNSVCPALLNDERLSRRIPVYAFEVDNADPPPLFFLDQTKPNGAYHISEVPFLYGPPRSDISANQRTFGNQIVAQWTGFARTGNPTVDGTPLWPRYTHGDPAVMSLVPAGDSAATREIARQHNCAFWNRHAPYVD
- a CDS encoding outer membrane protein assembly factor BamB family protein, translating into MNRRRLSRAGVALVALCLTVLSAPSATGSVTAPAPPSDTASDTASEFGHGGRGDWPMWQKDPRGLRHNPDERKITPQNVSGLELKWAFAYPRAAGFPRSQPAVVGDTVYFGSPDGKLYARDAATGAARWEFDLTTVGEGRTSVQDGPAVARGKVYFGDSRGYFYAVDQHTGKLAWSQRLDDTITAIVTSSPLVHGNRVYVGVSSGENILGKEHACCTFRGHLNALDADTGKQIWRFYTTPKAEQDGTWPNGQPKYGPSGAGVWSSPAIDPVTRTVYVGTGQNYTGSAGHYDSVLAINADTGRPRWTRKMTDVDTWRIECSLPTPEDRQYCPNFPDGTALDFDLGASPNIIRAHGRTLIGIGQKAGVFHVLDARTGKIIWQRQLSTPMPGGGLSGVQWGTSFDGERLYVSTYMANPGTLFALDPLTGHLLWQTPNPSDGCTTGGAAQFPNVCRLGHGPAVSTTPGLVWLGSMDGKLRAYSARTGEVLWAYDTIQKVQGVNGLPGRGGAVSGGGGAVVSHGMVYVQSGYFFTPYPNPDGSVFLAFGLKS